A genomic region of Colletotrichum destructivum chromosome 1, complete sequence contains the following coding sequences:
- a CDS encoding Putative HD/PDEase domain, 3'5'-cyclic nucleotide phosphodiesterase — translation MDNATCHVVYVNRQVRQDRLILPDVKDAHLPNGGATDVEENDEIQKDATLLLETFGEVYLCSTGSACISTLFQLSDDAMMDLTPTLVLIDVPHDERLPKIRSKTRSPSPHSRPATADIDIHTPEEEVYGLKLLQRIMTEAHLRSLSKLIVPIPIVSFSDLEDAVPVGDDAKPKSQLVVDRRLIIRCLDLGAVDVIISPFHLKCITSLEIHAYRAHKEAAREQQEMLEVRRGRKRSWVGVNEEKPFSYLREAMVSGLMRGICRSGADSDDDRISNVSIAVSTDRQAAVAAAVGKWHFCAHSFTDDELLVAAMVMFKHALTMPELDRWRIPADQLISFLVACRAAYNNFVPYHNFRHVVDVLQATFHFLVRIGTLAPYPVDPLAEADTIEKSPMANLLHPFEGLTLLITAIGHDVGHPGVNNGFLVTLNAPLAQLYNDRSVLESFHCAAYSQILRRYWPSAFEDTKMRHLMISSILATDMGLHFDYMKRLGDTQEKLDVSNSTDGWNGRMLEEQKALACSLLIKCADISNVARKHETALKWMHILSDEFSRQASMESELDIASSLLSAPKKDTMSLSKAQLSFMNMFAIPLFQGVADILPAMKYTVDELEINKSLFEQRIRDEQAKEDPTRKRLLRDGAFSPRTRSFATGPENNRDSMTPRVTTPLAELVTPPPLPVDKSRHSDQDMEQEPADLTDQSLHAPESGEDLKGVNGIVTSFDSVADFAASDPFRCRDRESSSPDNHHGHNGKQRCSETTDGSTTGPYTGDWASQATSATTGKMPLSPSTQGTSIVSRESTEQLPGVPTISEPKPFTEYKPEPAFLDHEGNGSHMSQGPFGKPEGGKVVKKKSSRFRMNAFQFFRRNRASSPSMSATDTAG, via the exons ATGGACAATGCTACGTGCCACGTCGTCTACGTGAACCGCCAGGTTCGCCAGGACAGGCTCATCCTCCCTGATGTGAAGGACGCCCATTTGCCCAACGGAGGCGCAACCGACGTAGAGGAGAATGACGAAATTCAGAAAGACGCCACACTTCTGCTGGAAACCTTTGGAGAAG TCTACCTGTGTTCCACGGGCTCAGCATGCATCTCTACGCTTTTTCAGCTCTCGGACGATGCCATGATGGACCTAACGCCGACCCTTGTCCTCATTGATGTACCCCACGATGAACGGCTGCCCAAGATTCGCTCAAAGACTAGATCACCTTCGCCGCATTCTCGCCCGGCCACTGCCGACATCGACATACATACTCCTGAAGAGGAGGTATACGGCCTCAAGCTGCTGCAAAGGATCATGACCGAGGCGCACCTTCGCAGTCTTTCGAAGCTGATCGTCCCTATCCCCATTGTGAGCTTTTCCGATTTGGAGGACGCTGTCCCggtcggcgacgatgcgAAGCCCAAGTCTCAGTTGGTAGTCGACCGCCGCCTGATCATTCGCTgtctcgaccttggcgcTGTCGATGTCATCATCAGTCCTTTTCACTTGAAGTGCATCACGAGTCTGGAGATCCACGCTTATAGGGCGCATAAGGAAGCTGCCCGAGAACAGCAGGAGATGCTCGAGGTACGCCGCGGACGAAAGCGATCATGGGTTGGGGTGaacgaggagaagccctTTTCTTACCTTAGAGAAGCCATGGTATCCGGGCTCATGAGGGGTATTTGCCGGTCCGGCGCCGATTCGGATGATGATCGGATCTCCAATGTAAGCATCGCCGTCTCCACCGATCGTcaagccgccgtcgccgccgctgttggCAAATGGCACTTTTGCGCCCACAGCTTcacggacgacgagctccttgTGGCAGCCATGGTCATGTTCAAGCATGCGTTGACCATGCCGGAATTGGACCGTTGGCGGATACCAGCAG ATCAACTGATTAGTTTTTTGGTTGCCTGCCGGGCTGCATACAACAACTTTGTCCCTTATCACAACTTTCGccatgtcgtcgatgtcTTGCAGGCCACCTTTCACTTCTTGGTCCGCATCGGTACCCTCGCCCCTTACCCTGTCGATCCTTTGGCAGAAGCAGACACGATCGAGAAGTCGCCAATGGCAAACCTACTCCATCCGTTTGAGGGCTTGACGCTCTTGATCACGGCGATAGGACATGATGTCGGCCATCCCGGTGTCAACAACGGATTTCTAGTCACCCTCAACGCCCCCCTGGCGCAGTTGTACAACGACCGTTCCGTGCTCGAGTCCTTCCACTGTGCTGCTTACTCACAGATCCTTCGAAGGTATTGGCCAAGCGCGTTTGAGGATACCAAGATGAGGCACCTGATGATCAGCTCCATTCTTGCTACCGACATGGGTCTGCATTTCGACTACATGAAGAGGCTCGGGGACACCCAGGAAAAGTTGGATGTTAGCAACTCGACCGATGGGTGGAACGGGCGTATGCTTGAAGAACAAAAAGCATTAGCATGCTCATTACTCATCAAGTGTGCAGACATCAGCAATGTG GCAAGGAAACACGAAACTGCTCTGAAGTGGATGCATATCCTCTCAGACGAGTTCTCTCGCCAAGCCTCTATGGAGAGCGAGCTGGACATCGCCTCATCTCTACTATCCGCTCCGAAAAAGGACACCATGTCGCTGTCCAAGGCGCAACTGAGTTTCATGAACATGTTCGCCATCCCTCTCTTCCAAGGCGTCGCGGATATCCTTCCGGCGATGAAATACACGGtggacgagctcgagatcAATAAGAGTCTCTTCGAGCAGCGCATCCGAGACGAGCAGGCAAAGGAGGATCCCACCCGCAAGAGGCTTCTTCGCGACGGAGCATTTTCCCCGCGAACTAGGAGTTTTGCTACGGGGCCAGAGAACAACAGAGACTCCATGACCCCGCGAGTGACGACACCCTTGGCGGAGCTCGTGACGCCGCCACCTTTGCCGGTGGACAAGTCACGCCACAGTGATCAAGACATGGAACAGGAACCTGCGGATCTGACGGACCAGTCTCTGCACGCGCCGGAGTCTGGGGAGGACCTGAAGGGGGTCAATGGCATCGTGACGTCGTTCGATTCGGTGGCAGATTTTGCAGCAAGCGATCCCTTCCGCTGTCGGGACAGAGAGAGTAGCTCCCCCGATAATCATCACGGCCACAATGGAAAGCAACGATGCAGCGAGACGACGGACGGAAGCACGACAGGTCCGTACACCGGGGACTGGGCTTCCCAGGCAACAAGCGCGACGACCGGCAAAATGCCTCTGTCACCAAGTACCCAAGGCACTAGCATTGTCAGCAGAGAATCTACGGAACAACTGCCGGGCGTACCCACAATTTCAGAACCGAAGCCCTTCACAGAGTACAAGCCAGAACCCGCATTCTTGGACCATGAGGGCAATGGCTCGCACATGTCGCAAGGGCCCTTTGGCAAACCAGAGGGCGGCAAGGTGGTCAAGAAGAAGTCCAGCAGGTTCCGCATGAACGCTTTCCAATTCTTCCGGCGAAACAGAGCGTCAAGCCCGTCCATGTCGGCCACCGATACAGCTGGCTAA